The genomic window CACAGTCTATTGATGATGCAAAAGTACCATCCTAAGAATAACTCTTTAAGTCATCTGAACTTTTGTCTgagacagggaaagaaaattattttgctttaaaatgacCATCTTTTCTTATCAGATAAAAGCAAATAGGAAACATGCTGGCATCTTCACAGATTTAATTAAGGAGAGTTAGACAAGtattaaaaagtattaaaaacaaGACTTCAGttggaaaaattttaatgaaaaaaatttaattggtggggtggctaggtggtacagtagatagaataccagctccggagtcaggagtacctgagttcaaatccagcctcagacacttaataattacctagctgtgtggccttgggaaagccacttaaccccatttgccttgcaaaaaccttaaaaaaaatctaatttgaaaTAATTGACAGTTCATTGTATTTTCAAGGTTACTaacatctctcttctctttttggatatatatatatatatatatatatatatatatatatatatatataggttccTGCTGACTTTCAGTCTGATGCCCATCCAACCCTATGACCACTTGGAATGGAATGATTCTATGCACTCCCTTCGGATAACTGTGGGTGGACTTCCTGTCCTTGCGTCCATGACCAAAGCTGCTGACCCCCGCTTTCGACTCCGCTGGAAGGCAATTGTAGTATCTTCCTTGTGCTTTGGTATTGTGCTATTGCTACTGTGCTTCCACCGTTCTTCCACAGGGAGACCAATCCAACCCAACGTCCACAACCGGAGGCTTAGTCAGTTTTCTGGTGACCGGTACAATGATACCTATCCTCTCTCACAACCCCAGAAGACTCCCAATGGAGTTCGATACCGCATTGCAGTTATTGCTGACTTGGACACTGAATCCAGGGCCAAAAAGGAAAATACCTGGTTCAGTTACCTGAAAAAGGGCTACTTGACCTTGTCAGAAAGTGGAGACAAAGTGACTGTAGAGTGGGATAAAGAGGATGGCATCCTGGAGTCTCACCTGGCTGAAAAAGGAAGGGGCATGGAACTCTCAGAGCTTATTGTTTTCAATGGGAAGCTCTACTCAGTGGATGATCGAACTGGGGTGGTCTACCAGATTGAAGGCACTAAGACAGTGCCTTGGGTGATTCTGTCAGATGGAGATGGTACAGTAGGAAAAGGTAAATTAGAACAGGTTTTATTTTCTGAGGTTAAATGATAATGGTAGATGAAGAGTTTTGCCCTTCTACGGTAAAAAACCAAGTCAGGACATGATTAAGAACCTATCTTTCCTCCTGCAATCCAAAGTAATGAAGCTAGAATAGTGTTCTGCTCAGGAATGAAGTTCTCCAAGGATCAGGGCTAAATTCAAAgtcatttaaatcatttcttttctgaattaatGGGTCTTTATTTCCCCCTTccagttatatttcttttttttttcttatgactcaccatttcctttatttgtacaaaatagtgAATAATCATCCCCTCTCTGGGGGGAAAAACAGTGGTTTAGGATTTAAACAAGTCCTTAGGTCCTAATGCATCTATTTTGAAGGTTTGGGACTGGCCGTTTTACCTCCAGCATTTTTGGATTTGGACTCAGCAGGCTTAGCAGCCTTAGCATCAGACTTGGTGACCTTGGTGACAGACTTGGTGGCCTTGGGATCAGACTTACTGGCCTTGTCGGTGGGCTTGGCAGCCTTGGGGTCAGTGGGCTTGGCAGCCTTGGCGTCAGTGGTTCTGGCAACCTTAGAGTCAGGCTTAGTGATCCTGGGGCCTGGACGTTTGATGCCGATCCTAGGGCCTGGACGCTTGGTGGCCATCTTGTGACCAGCACGCCAGACACTGGCCTTGGGGATCTTGGACCTGAGGAGCTTGGCCTTGGTGCTCAGGGCCTTGATAGCCTCTGCTTGGGCCTGGATGGCTTTGGCGTTGTTGGCCTGCATCTTCTTCGACCCTTTCTTGTTGTGTTTCTTGGCAAAGCGCATGTTTCTCAGAAACTTGGGATCAAATCAACCCCTTTCAGAGACTCATATCTCTGTGACCTAGGTTTCTTGATGCCATTTCTGTGCCACTTTTGTGATTGATTATGGGTGGTATGATTCTTAGACTTGGCCATCTTTACACCGCAGTCGACGCTAGCAGGCACTCCAACCACCGGACCagttatatttcttaaaaaatcatGTCCTTGATATTAtcacaaaacaattttttaaaaatgttcatccttttttttttttaggttttttgcaaggcaatggggttaagtggcttccccatggtcacacagctaggcaattattaagtgtctgaggcccgatttgagctcaggtcctcctgactccagggctggtattctatccactgtgccacctagctgccccaaataattttcttttttttatataaagattttatttattttgagttttacaattttccccctaacctTACTtcccgacccccccccccccacagaaggcaatttgccagtctttacattgtttctatggtatacattgatccataatgaatgtgatgagagagaaatcatatccttaaggaagaaacaaacataaagtaagagatagcaagatcagacaatgagatatcagggtttttttttcctaaattaaaggtaattgtccttgacctttgttcaaactccactgttctttctctggatgcagatggtattctccatcgcagatagccccaaattgtccctgattgttgcactgatagaatgagccagtccatcaaggttgatcatcacccccatgttgctgttaggatgtacaatgtttttctggttctgctcatctcgctcagcatcaattcatgaaaatccttccaggcttccctgaattcctatccctcctggtttttaatagaacaatagtgttccatgacatacacataccacactttgttaagccattccccaattgaaggacatttacttgatttccaattctttaccaacacaaacagggctgctatgaaaatttttgtacaagtgatgtttttaccctttttcatcatctcttcagggtatagacccagtagtggtattgttgccctttgggcatagttccagacttctctccagaaaggttggatgagttcacagcttcaccaacaatgtattagtgtcccagatttcctacaacccttccaacaatgatcattgtcctttctggtcacattggccagtctgagagatgtgaggtggtacctcagaggtgcattaatttgcatttctctctctaataagtaatggtttagagcaacttttcatatgactggatcactttgatctcatccataaattgcctttgcatatcctttgactatttgtcaattgaggaatggcttttttttattaaatttgactcagttctctgtatattttagaaatgagtcttttgtcagtaacattagttgtaaagattttttcccagtttattacatttcttttgatcttggttacagtgattttgtctatgtaagagctttttaatttaatgtaatcaaaatcatctagtttgtttttagttatgttctccatctcttccttagttatagctacttccctttccatagatctgacaggtaaactattccttgatcttctagtttgcttataatattgttttttatgtctaaatcctgtatccattttgatcttatcttggtatagggtatgaggtgttgctctaatctaagtttcttccagacttccaattttcccagcagtttttatcaaagagagagttttttatcccaatagctggactctttgggtttatcaaacagcaggttactataatcgtttcctgttattgcacctagactgttccactggtccaccactctatttcttagccaataccagatggttttgatgactgacactttataatataattttagatctggtagggctaaaccaccttcttttgtactttttttcattgaatccctggaaatccttgactttttatttctccatatgaatttacttactcattaaagtaattttttggaattttgattggtagagcactaaacaggtagtttagttttagtagcattgtcattttcattatattagcttgacctatccatgagcagttgatgtttgcccagttatttaaatctgattttatttgtgtgataagtgttttataattgttttcaagaagtttctgagtcttccttggcaaatagactcccaggtattttatattgtctgatgttactttgaatgggatttctctttctagctctttctactgtatcttgctagtcatatatagaaaagttgaggatttgtgacggtttattttataccctgtaACTTGCTAAAGTTTCTagttgtttccagtaggtttttggatgatttcttgggattctctaggtataccatcatgtcatcttcaaagagagagagttttgtctcttccttcccaattctaatttcttcaatttctttttcttctcttattgctgaagctaacatttctattacaatattgaatagtagcagtgatgggcatccttgtttcacccctgattttattgggaatgcctcaatcccctccccattgaatataatgtttgtttatggtttcagatagatactgcttattataaTGAGGAACAGTCCATCCATTCCTAtactctcttgtgtttttagtaggaatgggtgctgtattttgtcaaaagttttttcatataatttctggtaggtttgttgttgatataattaattatactaacagttttcctaatattgaaccaaccctgcattcctgggataaatcctacttgatcataatgtattatcctagtgataacttgttgtaattgttttgctaagattttatttaagatttttgcatctatattcatcagggagataagtctataattttctttctctgttttaactcctcctggtttaggtatcagcaccatattggtgtcatagaaagagttaggcagagttccatctttccctatttttccaaagagtttatatagaattgtaaccaattgttccttaaatggttgatagaattcacttgtgaatccatcaggccctggagattttttcttagggagttcaatgagggtttgtgtaatttctttttctgagatagggttgtttaggtatttaatctcctcctcatttaacctaggcaacttatatttttgtaaatattcatctatttcacttagattggcatagagttgagaaaaataattctgaattgttactttaattttctcctcattggtggtgagttcacctttttcatttatgatactagcaatttggttttctcctttcttttttttaatcaaattgaccagcgatttatcaattttattggttttttcataaaaccaacccttggttttgtttattagttcaatagttttcttgctttcaattttattaatttctcctttagtttttagaatttctaatttgctatttaattggggggtttttaatttgctctttctctaatttttttagttgtatatttagttcattgatttcctctttctctgatttattcatgtaagcatttaaagatatactatatccccaACACTCACTTCGAGTGAATcctaggttttggtatgttgtttcattattgtcattatctaggataaaatatttaattctttctataatttgttgtttgatccactcattctttaaaatgaggttattcagtttccaattagttatgtgtctatatctccctggcccaatattgcatatgatttttattgaattatgatctgagaaagaagtattcactatttctgcctttctgcaattattaggtttttatgccctagtacatggtcagttttatgtaagtgccatgtactgcagaaaaaaaatgtatattcctttctatccacattcaatttcctccataagtttatcatatctaggttttctaacaatctacctccttaacttctttttttgtttattttatgatacgGTTTATCTAAATGTGAGAGTGGGAGGTtaaggtcttccactagtagagttttgctgtctatgtcttcctgtagttctttcagcttctcttctaagaatttggatacatatttagtacatacatacatatttagtattgaaattattgtctatggtaccttttaggatgatatagtttccttccttatccctcttAACACTATctacttttgcagctgctttgtgtgagataagaattgctacccctgattttttcacttcagctgaagcaaaatgtattttgctccaaccttgtaactttactctatatgtatctctctgcttcagatgagtttcttgtaagcaggatattgtaggattctggtttttaatccagtgtgctatttgcttacattttaagggagcattcatcctattcacattcaaagttataattactaactatttattgccctccatgctatctttcctctgtttgtatttttccccttttattcccctttatccatattccccagtattttgtttctgaatactgccaccttcagtgttttgccttcctatatccacccctcccttttctttcccctttccttttttcccttttcccttcccttccttctgttagttcccctttttcctccccacCCTGTCtctacccctccccttttccccttttaatacttgaaatataagataggggtttttttaggttataagatgttttttaagttaactgagtgtatgtgtaagttaactttaggCCTAGtctgatgaaaggaagattcagg from Macrotis lagotis isolate mMagLag1 chromosome 2, bilby.v1.9.chrom.fasta, whole genome shotgun sequence includes these protein-coding regions:
- the CANT1 gene encoding soluble calcium-activated nucleotidase 1, with the protein product MPIQPYDHLEWNDSMHSLRITVGGLPVLASMTKAADPRFRLRWKAIVVSSLCFGIVLLLLCFHRSSTGRPIQPNVHNRRLSQFSGDRYNDTYPLSQPQKTPNGVRYRIAVIADLDTESRAKKENTWFSYLKKGYLTLSESGDKVTVEWDKEDGILESHLAEKGRGMELSELIVFNGKLYSVDDRTGVVYQIEGTKTVPWVILSDGDGTVGKGFKAEWLAVKDEHLYVGGLGKEWTTTTGEVMNENPEWVKVIGYKGNVYHENWVSNYNALRDAAGIRPPGYLIHESACWSDTLQRWFFLPRRASRERYNEKEDEHRGTNLLLRSAQDFGDISVSHIGEVTPTHGFSSFKFIPNTDDQIIVALKSEEDNGKIATYIMAFTLDGHFLLPETRIGSVKYEGIEFI